One Dioscorea cayenensis subsp. rotundata cultivar TDr96_F1 chromosome 15, TDr96_F1_v2_PseudoChromosome.rev07_lg8_w22 25.fasta, whole genome shotgun sequence genomic region harbors:
- the LOC120277513 gene encoding thioredoxin H1: MAEEGAVIACHTEADWRQQLQLANESNKLAVIDFTASWCGPCRVIAPFFVELAKRFTDVIFLKVDIDELKVVAQEWAIEAMPTFIFLKKGTILDKMVGARKDDLPKKIQEYMAK, encoded by the exons ATGGCGGAAGAAGGAGCCGTGATCGCTTGCCACACCGAGGCTGACTGGAGGCAGCAGCTCCAGCTCGCCAACGAGTCCAACAAGCTG GCTGTGATCGATTTCACTGCTTCATGGTGTGGACCTTGCCGTGTTATCGCTCCATTCTTTGTTGAGCTGGCCAAGAGGTTCACTGATGTTATCTTCCTTAAGGTTGACATTGATGAACTGAAG GTCGTCGCTCAAGAATGGGCGATCGAAGCAATGCCGACCTTCATCTTCCTCAAGAAAGGTACTATCTTGGACAAGATGGTCGGTGCTCGCAAGGATGACCTTCCAAAGAAGATACAGGAGTACATGGCCAAGTGA